Proteins encoded together in one Fibrobacter sp. UWP2 window:
- a CDS encoding peptidylprolyl isomerase, with protein MKFLMRFLCICGLIAFVACNMPFGKEDPVVVSVGSAKLHLSEIQKLAPEWDSWNNQERLKFLENWIDEETMYQEAVENGTDKDPVLSMQIEQAVRKMVVDQFLENFADTMVVSDAEKIDYYHAHQDKFLRGKTYVFGAFIFFKDWASADQYYRGHKNLKYDSLPSEHYLIKRMETFDSATVSPDSCLIPDIYEVEVGKLSPMKVCGGALKMAVVTARLDSADVLPFEAVAEDVATQAWLEHRAKVMDKLKKEWKTERPIFSQTDVFSKKDQ; from the coding sequence ATGAAATTTTTGATGCGTTTTTTGTGCATTTGCGGGCTCATTGCTTTTGTGGCCTGCAATATGCCGTTTGGCAAAGAGGATCCGGTGGTCGTGTCTGTCGGGTCGGCCAAGTTGCATCTCTCCGAAATACAAAAACTTGCCCCGGAATGGGATTCCTGGAACAACCAGGAACGCCTCAAGTTTTTGGAAAACTGGATTGACGAAGAGACCATGTACCAGGAGGCCGTCGAAAACGGGACGGACAAGGACCCGGTGCTTTCGATGCAGATTGAACAGGCGGTCCGCAAGATGGTCGTGGACCAGTTCTTGGAGAACTTTGCCGACACGATGGTCGTGAGCGATGCCGAAAAAATCGATTACTACCACGCCCACCAGGATAAGTTTTTGCGCGGCAAGACCTATGTTTTTGGAGCCTTCATCTTCTTTAAGGACTGGGCTTCGGCTGACCAGTACTACCGTGGGCACAAGAACCTCAAGTACGATTCGCTCCCCAGTGAACACTACCTGATAAAGAGAATGGAGACTTTTGACTCGGCCACGGTGTCGCCCGATAGCTGCTTGATCCCCGATATTTACGAGGTCGAGGTAGGGAAGCTCTCGCCTATGAAGGTTTGCGGCGGGGCGCTCAAGATGGCTGTGGTGACTGCCCGCTTGGATTCCGCCGATGTGCTCCCGTTCGAGGCCGTTGCCGAGGATGTGGCGACCCAGGCTTGGCTGGAACACAGGGCCAAGGTCATGGACAAGCTCAAGAAGGAATGGAAAACGGAACGTCCCATTTTTTCGCAAACGGATGTATTTAGTAAAAAGGACCAGTGA